The proteins below are encoded in one region of Limnohabitans sp. 63ED37-2:
- a CDS encoding lipid-transfer protein, with amino-acid sequence MAVSKRAVHVVGVGMIPFTKPGASESYNLMGARAAKLALDDAGVPYDAVQQAYVGYVYGDSTAGQAAIYGVGLTGIPVFNLNNNCSTGSSALYLARQAVESGMVECAIALGFEQMVPGALKGAYDDRPSPMTRFAEAMTAHQGFDAAAPRAAQFFGGAGLDYMKEYGIRADTFGRISVKARQHAARNPLAVFRQTLTLEEVMASPTVFGPLTRYQCCPPTCGAAAAIVCSADFAKKHKLDASVVIAAQAMTTDTPSTFESDDMRRVVGYDMTANAAKQVYEAAGIGPEDLDVVELHDCFTANELITYEGLGLTPEGTAEKFIVDGDNTYGGRIVTNPSGGLLSKGHPLGATGLAQCYELVSQLRGQADQRQVEGARLALQHNLGLGGACVVTLYQKV; translated from the coding sequence ATGGCCGTTAGCAAGCGCGCTGTTCACGTCGTTGGCGTGGGCATGATCCCCTTCACCAAACCCGGGGCCAGCGAGTCCTACAACCTCATGGGTGCGCGGGCGGCCAAGCTCGCGCTTGACGATGCGGGCGTGCCCTACGACGCCGTGCAGCAAGCCTATGTGGGCTACGTTTACGGCGACTCCACCGCCGGACAAGCGGCCATTTACGGCGTGGGCCTGACCGGCATCCCGGTCTTCAACCTCAACAACAACTGCTCCACCGGGTCGAGTGCCCTGTACTTGGCGCGTCAGGCGGTCGAGAGCGGCATGGTCGAATGTGCCATTGCCCTGGGCTTTGAGCAGATGGTGCCCGGCGCCCTCAAAGGCGCATACGACGACCGCCCATCGCCCATGACCCGCTTTGCCGAGGCCATGACCGCGCACCAAGGCTTTGATGCAGCGGCGCCCCGTGCCGCGCAGTTCTTTGGCGGCGCGGGCCTGGACTACATGAAGGAATACGGCATCCGCGCCGACACCTTTGGCCGCATTTCGGTCAAGGCGCGACAGCACGCCGCCCGCAACCCGCTGGCCGTGTTTCGCCAGACGCTCACGCTCGAAGAGGTGATGGCTTCACCCACCGTGTTTGGCCCGCTCACGCGCTACCAGTGCTGCCCGCCCACCTGCGGCGCGGCCGCTGCCATCGTCTGCTCGGCCGACTTTGCCAAAAAGCACAAGCTCGACGCCAGCGTGGTCATTGCCGCGCAGGCCATGACCACCGACACCCCCAGCACATTTGAGAGCGACGACATGCGCCGCGTGGTGGGCTACGACATGACGGCCAACGCGGCCAAACAGGTGTACGAAGCCGCAGGCATTGGCCCCGAAGACCTCGATGTGGTGGAGCTGCACGACTGCTTCACGGCCAACGAACTCATCACTTACGAAGGCCTGGGCCTCACGCCTGAAGGCACCGCCGAAAAGTTCATCGTGGACGGCGACAACACCTACGGCGGGCGCATCGTCACCAACCCCTCGGGCGGTCTGCTGTCCAAGGGCCACCCGCTGGGGGCCACCGGGCTGGCGCAGTGCTATGAGCTGGTCTCGCAGTTGCGCGGCCAGGCCGATCAGCGCCAGGTCGAAGGCGCACGGTTGGCGCTGCAGCACAACCTGGGCTTGGGCGGTGCTTGCGTGGTGACGCTGTACCAAAAAGTCTGA
- a CDS encoding AraC family transcriptional regulator yields the protein MKRTPSASSTQHSIQHTIAVYQVVQMLMAIEDEDQRAAVLRRAGILPALLESKLARVTQTQFARLMTALVRHHRDEFWGLSTTALPLGSFAMGCRMLVGHRKLGDALRAGLRYYHALLPDFVPRLVVSGGVAYLRMSPRHTLNDRQAYAVRVFMFLSYGVMCWLAARRIPVDEVVYQDRDVARRSDASKLFQAPIHLMAGEWGYRFDAKWLDLPVVQNTESVEAFLHQAPACLLVKYRDQASLTERIRRMLRRYLAEEMPSLEEVSDMLATTPQTLRRRLQREGQGYQMIKDALRRDVAVEYLTQSDLPLNEVAAKVGFSEASTFHRAFKGWTGLTPGAYRQAHNEPAEDEALAG from the coding sequence ATGAAACGCACGCCAAGCGCATCCTCCACTCAGCACAGCATCCAACACACCATCGCGGTTTACCAGGTGGTGCAGATGCTCATGGCCATCGAGGACGAAGACCAGCGTGCCGCCGTGTTGCGCCGGGCGGGCATCTTGCCTGCGTTGCTCGAATCCAAGCTGGCGCGGGTCACCCAAACCCAGTTTGCCCGCCTGATGACGGCGCTGGTGCGCCACCACCGCGACGAGTTTTGGGGCCTGAGCACCACCGCGCTGCCTTTGGGCTCGTTTGCCATGGGCTGCCGCATGCTGGTGGGCCACCGCAAACTGGGCGACGCACTGCGCGCCGGGCTGCGTTACTACCACGCGCTGCTGCCCGACTTTGTGCCGCGCCTGGTGGTCAGCGGCGGTGTGGCTTATTTGCGCATGAGTCCGCGCCACACCCTGAATGACCGCCAGGCCTACGCCGTGCGGGTCTTCATGTTCCTCAGTTATGGCGTCATGTGCTGGCTGGCGGCGCGGCGCATCCCGGTGGATGAAGTCGTCTACCAAGACCGTGACGTGGCCCGTCGCAGCGATGCGTCCAAACTGTTCCAGGCCCCCATTCATCTGATGGCGGGCGAATGGGGCTACCGCTTTGACGCCAAATGGCTCGACCTGCCCGTGGTGCAAAACACCGAAAGCGTGGAAGCGTTTTTGCACCAGGCCCCGGCCTGTCTGCTGGTCAAGTACCGCGACCAAGCCAGCCTGACCGAGCGCATCCGCCGCATGCTGCGCCGCTACCTGGCCGAAGAAATGCCCTCGCTCGAAGAAGTCAGCGACATGCTGGCCACCACGCCCCAAACCCTGCGCCGCCGCCTGCAGCGCGAAGGCCAGGGTTACCAAATGATCAAAGACGCTCTGCGCCGCGACGTGGCCGTCGAGTACCTCACCCAGTCTGATCTGCCCCTGAACGAAGTGGCGGCCAAGGTCGGGTTTTCAGAAGCCAGCACCTTCCACCGTGCTTTCAAAGGCTGGACGGGTTTGACGCCGGGCGCTTACCGTCAGGCGCACAACGAACCTGCTGAGGACGAAGCGTTGGCAGGTTGA
- a CDS encoding CaiB/BaiF CoA transferase family protein yields the protein MNSPALNSQPNRPPLQGVRVLDLTRLLPGPMCTLHLADLGADVIKIEDLGAGDYASPAVREMLNRNKRGMRLDLKQPEGVQLLLKLCETADVLVEGFRPGVMARLGLGYDVVRARNPRLVYCSISGYGQTGPLSQKAGHDLNYCGYAGVADQVGTPAGELALSNLPMGDLLGGTMPAVMGILAALFDAQCTGRGRHVDVAIADGVLAHAVIPLAGLHSRGRVPAPGGDKLTGALPCYGLYPTQDGRYLAVGAFEHKFWDTFCALLGRPDLAEHHIPKTQALNDWVRREVAQAVQAHPLAHWAQVLAGADCCVTPVLKLDEAQQLPHFQDRGMWVQVQTAQGETMTQMAMPVQMSGYRFEVQRPAPLQGQHTRELLTAAGLDDAEIDVLCQRKVVG from the coding sequence ATGAACAGCCCAGCCCTCAATTCGCAGCCCAACCGCCCACCGCTGCAAGGCGTGCGCGTGCTCGACCTCACCCGCCTGCTGCCCGGCCCCATGTGCACCCTGCACCTGGCCGACCTGGGTGCCGACGTCATCAAGATCGAAGACTTGGGCGCGGGCGACTACGCCTCGCCTGCGGTGCGCGAAATGCTCAACCGCAACAAACGCGGCATGCGCCTGGACCTCAAGCAGCCCGAAGGCGTGCAGCTATTGCTCAAGCTGTGCGAGACCGCCGACGTGCTGGTCGAAGGCTTTCGCCCCGGCGTGATGGCCCGGCTGGGTTTGGGTTATGACGTGGTGCGTGCACGCAACCCGCGCCTGGTGTACTGCAGCATCAGCGGCTACGGCCAGACCGGGCCGCTCAGCCAAAAGGCCGGGCATGACCTCAACTACTGCGGCTATGCCGGTGTGGCCGACCAAGTGGGCACGCCCGCTGGCGAGCTGGCCCTGTCCAACCTGCCCATGGGCGACTTGCTGGGCGGCACCATGCCCGCCGTCATGGGCATCCTCGCGGCGCTGTTCGACGCGCAGTGCACCGGCCGAGGCCGCCATGTGGATGTGGCGATTGCCGACGGCGTGTTGGCCCATGCGGTCATCCCGCTCGCTGGCCTGCACAGCCGGGGCCGCGTGCCCGCGCCCGGTGGCGACAAGTTGACCGGGGCGCTGCCCTGTTACGGCCTGTACCCCACGCAAGACGGCCGCTATTTGGCCGTGGGCGCTTTCGAGCACAAGTTCTGGGACACCTTTTGTGCCCTGCTGGGCCGCCCCGATCTGGCCGAGCACCACATCCCCAAAACGCAGGCCTTGAACGACTGGGTGCGGCGCGAAGTGGCCCAGGCCGTGCAAGCCCACCCGCTGGCCCACTGGGCGCAGGTGCTGGCAGGCGCCGACTGCTGCGTGACCCCCGTGCTCAAACTCGACGAGGCGCAACAGCTGCCCCACTTTCAGGATCGGGGCATGTGGGTGCAGGTGCAAACCGCGCAGGGCGAGACCATGACACAAATGGCCATGCCGGTGCAGATGAGCGGCTACCGCTTTGAAGTGCAGCGCCCCGCGCCCCTGCAGGGCCAGCACACCCGCGAGCTGCTGACCGCTGCGGGACTCGACGACGCCGAAATTGATGTTTTGTGCCAACGCAAAGTCGTAGGATAG
- a CDS encoding class I adenylate-forming enzyme family protein: MYLTAGLHRSMQRHPDKIATVTGTRRQTYRQLVDRVARTASALRSLGLQPGERLSVLALNSDRMIELLLAGAWAGLVINPINTRWTAAEVAYALGDCGASALAVDDSLMATAQAITQTLSALRQRLYIGETQAPAGYLPLEAQLAAALPMEDVRSAPDTLAAIVYTGGTTGFPKGVMLSHGNLWASLVGRMAEVPNPPHYVTLLTSPMFHVAGLGRMLGQTVVGGTCVTVPAFQPQPVVEIMAREGVNDLVIVPSMLQMLLDTPGFDPHGLPKLERILWGAAPITLPLLRRALQAFPDVNFIHVYGMTETSAAVSALPILRDAAFLDSERIRSAGQAGVSAEIRIADEQGRELPPGTPGEILVRGPAVMQGYWGREEDTRKALAGGWLHTGDGGVMDAHGYLYVIDRIKDMVITGGENVYPAEVESTLTSHPAVSMCAVIGVPHEKWGEAVHAVIVLKPGAQANAEELSAHCHALISGYKCPKSYEFRDKLPLTAAGKVQKTELRKSVAQGSAA, translated from the coding sequence ATGTACCTCACCGCTGGTTTGCACCGCTCGATGCAAAGGCACCCCGACAAGATCGCCACCGTCACAGGCACGCGCCGCCAGACCTACCGGCAACTGGTGGACCGGGTGGCCCGCACCGCGTCCGCGCTCCGTTCGCTGGGCTTGCAACCCGGCGAGCGCTTGTCCGTGCTGGCGCTGAACAGCGACCGCATGATCGAGTTGCTGCTGGCCGGGGCCTGGGCGGGGCTGGTGATCAACCCCATCAACACCCGTTGGACTGCCGCTGAAGTAGCCTACGCCTTGGGCGACTGCGGTGCTAGCGCGCTGGCGGTGGACGACAGCCTGATGGCCACCGCGCAAGCCATCACACAGACCCTGTCTGCCCTGCGCCAGCGCCTGTATATCGGTGAAACCCAGGCCCCGGCGGGCTATCTGCCGCTGGAGGCGCAACTGGCCGCAGCCCTGCCCATGGAAGACGTGCGCAGCGCGCCCGACACCCTGGCCGCCATCGTTTACACCGGGGGCACCACCGGCTTCCCCAAAGGCGTGATGCTCTCGCACGGCAACCTCTGGGCCTCGCTGGTGGGGCGCATGGCCGAGGTGCCCAACCCGCCGCATTACGTCACCTTGCTCACCTCGCCCATGTTCCATGTGGCGGGGCTGGGCCGCATGCTGGGCCAGACGGTGGTGGGCGGCACCTGCGTGACGGTGCCTGCATTTCAGCCCCAGCCCGTGGTCGAGATCATGGCCCGAGAAGGCGTGAACGACCTGGTCATTGTGCCCAGCATGCTGCAAATGCTGCTCGACACCCCCGGCTTTGACCCGCACGGCCTGCCCAAGTTGGAGCGTATTTTGTGGGGCGCGGCGCCCATCACGCTGCCGCTGCTCAGGCGTGCGCTGCAGGCTTTCCCCGATGTGAACTTCATCCATGTCTATGGCATGACCGAAACTTCGGCCGCCGTCTCGGCGCTGCCGATCTTGCGCGACGCGGCTTTCTTGGACAGCGAGCGCATCCGCTCGGCCGGGCAGGCTGGGGTGTCGGCCGAGATCCGCATCGCCGACGAGCAAGGGCGCGAATTGCCGCCCGGCACACCCGGCGAGATCCTGGTGCGCGGCCCGGCGGTGATGCAAGGCTATTGGGGCCGCGAAGAAGACACCCGCAAAGCTTTGGCAGGCGGCTGGCTGCACACCGGGGACGGCGGCGTGATGGACGCGCACGGCTACCTGTATGTGATCGACCGCATCAAAGACATGGTCATCACCGGCGGCGAGAACGTCTACCCCGCCGAAGTGGAAAGCACCCTCACCAGCCACCCGGCGGTGTCGATGTGCGCCGTCATTGGTGTGCCCCACGAAAAATGGGGCGAGGCCGTGCACGCCGTCATCGTGCTCAAGCCCGGTGCGCAGGCCAACGCTGAAGAACTCTCGGCGCACTGCCACGCGCTGATCAGCGGCTACAAATGCCCCAAGAGCTACGAGTTCCGCGACAAACTGCCGCTCACGGCCGCAGGCAAAGTCCAAAAAACCGAGTTGCGCAAATCGGTGGCGCAAGGCAGCGCCGCATGA
- the dapD gene encoding 2,3,4,5-tetrahydropyridine-2,6-dicarboxylate N-succinyltransferase: MSTFQTTGARATGLATIAADGTVLDTWFPAPELAADVAASGSTRLTQAEAVAALGADVAQALVACSVRNATVVAVRTEIKSLADAPADTHDAYLRLHLLSHRLVLPHGANVTGIFGLLPNVAWTNFGPCALADVPAARLKARGTGRVLEIKGLDKFPQMTDYVIPSGVRIANADRVRLGAHLASGTTVMHEGFCNFNAGTLGASMVEGRISAGVVVDDASDIGGGASIMGTLSGGGKEVIKVGKRCLLGANAGIGISLGDDCIVEAGCYITGGSRVQMPDGSVMKAKELSGKNGILFRRDSQSGALHAIPRNKSWGELNAELHKN, encoded by the coding sequence ATGAGCACCTTCCAAACCACCGGCGCACGCGCCACGGGCCTGGCCACCATCGCCGCTGACGGCACCGTGCTGGACACCTGGTTCCCCGCCCCCGAACTGGCTGCCGATGTGGCCGCAAGCGGCAGCACCCGCCTGACCCAGGCCGAAGCCGTGGCCGCCTTGGGCGCTGACGTGGCCCAGGCCCTGGTCGCCTGCAGCGTGCGCAACGCCACCGTGGTCGCCGTGCGCACCGAGATCAAAAGTCTGGCCGACGCGCCCGCCGACACCCACGACGCCTACCTGCGCCTTCACCTGCTGAGCCACCGCTTGGTGTTGCCGCACGGCGCCAACGTGACCGGCATCTTTGGCCTGCTGCCCAACGTGGCCTGGACCAACTTTGGCCCCTGCGCACTGGCCGATGTACCTGCCGCCCGCCTCAAAGCCCGTGGCACTGGCCGTGTACTCGAGATCAAGGGCCTGGACAAATTCCCCCAAATGACCGACTACGTGATCCCATCAGGCGTGCGCATTGCCAACGCCGACCGCGTGCGCCTGGGCGCACACCTGGCCAGCGGCACCACCGTCATGCACGAAGGCTTTTGCAACTTCAATGCGGGCACACTGGGCGCCAGCATGGTCGAAGGCCGCATCAGCGCAGGTGTGGTGGTCGATGACGCCAGCGACATCGGCGGCGGCGCGTCCATCATGGGCACGCTGTCGGGTGGCGGCAAAGAAGTCATCAAGGTCGGCAAGCGCTGCTTGCTGGGCGCCAACGCCGGCATCGGCATTTCGCTGGGCGACGACTGCATTGTGGAAGCGGGTTGCTACATCACCGGCGGCAGCCGCGTTCAAATGCCCGATGGCTCGGTCATGAAAGCCAAAGAGCTGTCCGGCAAAAACGGCATCTTGTTCCGCCGCGACTCACAGTCGGGCGCCTTGCACGCCATTCCGCGCAACAAGAGCTGGGGCGAGTTGAACGCTGAGTTGCACAAGAACTGA
- a CDS encoding acetoacetate--CoA ligase, producing MNTATKSSDSAPYLPQIRLYQNWLRDERGLSFATYNDLWRWSVTELDAFWQSIWDYFDFQSPTPHTAVLANNVMPGAKWFPGAQTNYAHQVLRHVQPAHDAGFLAVISHNEKGLRREMTWPELRRQVAAMALHLQAQGVQPGDRVAAYLPNIPEAMVAFLATASVGGVWSICAPDMGTNAVLDRFKQIEPKVLIAVDGVSYGGRDFDRMGVVQELRDALPSVQHVIIHDNLGTLDLTNCDVGGSVQLSAITARDDAEVQAFEPMWLPFDHPLWIVYSSGTTGLPKPIVHGHGGTVIVALANKILHNDIGCSYHPNSWGERFHWYSSTGWVMWNAQVAGLLNGVTCVIYDGNPGGSKDNPDWGILWRMAAQEKVTFFGAGAAYFANCHKAGLDISRCGDLSLIRALGTTGSPLSADTQTWGVEQFKAIGTDIWWCNISGGTDFAGAFVGGHRELPQEPGVMQCRELGCAVEAWNEAGEPVLGEVGELVCTQPIPSMPLFFWGDKDNARYLASYFEMYPAGHGRKPGGGDGPASMGGVWRHGDWLRIGNAQGEGEGCVIFGRSDATINRHGLRMGTSELYSAVEALPEVMDSMVVDLEYLGKESYMPLFVVLRPGTALDDVLKAKLNNAIKVALSPRFIPNEIFQVAEIPRTLSGKKQELPIKKLMLGQPLEKVVNKDAMANPGCLDWYVALAKQHLARVAKPGV from the coding sequence ATGAACACCGCGACAAAATCCTCCGATTCGGCCCCCTACCTGCCTCAAATTCGGCTCTACCAAAACTGGCTGCGTGACGAACGCGGCCTGAGCTTTGCCACCTACAACGACCTGTGGCGTTGGTCGGTGACCGAGCTCGATGCGTTTTGGCAAAGCATCTGGGATTACTTCGACTTCCAGTCGCCCACGCCGCATACGGCCGTCTTGGCGAACAACGTCATGCCGGGTGCCAAGTGGTTCCCCGGGGCCCAGACCAATTACGCCCACCAAGTGCTGCGTCATGTGCAGCCCGCGCATGACGCAGGGTTTTTGGCCGTTATCAGCCACAACGAAAAAGGCCTGCGCCGCGAGATGACTTGGCCCGAACTGCGCCGCCAGGTCGCGGCCATGGCGCTGCACCTGCAGGCCCAAGGTGTGCAGCCGGGTGACCGCGTGGCGGCGTATCTGCCCAACATCCCCGAGGCCATGGTGGCATTTTTGGCCACCGCCAGCGTGGGTGGTGTGTGGAGCATTTGCGCGCCTGACATGGGCACCAACGCGGTGCTTGACCGATTCAAACAGATCGAACCCAAGGTGCTGATCGCGGTGGATGGCGTGAGCTATGGCGGCCGCGACTTTGACCGCATGGGTGTGGTGCAGGAGCTGCGCGATGCTTTGCCCAGCGTGCAGCACGTCATCATTCACGACAACCTGGGCACCTTGGACCTGACCAACTGCGATGTGGGGGGCAGCGTGCAACTGTCGGCCATCACCGCGCGGGATGACGCCGAAGTGCAGGCTTTTGAGCCGATGTGGCTGCCCTTTGACCACCCCTTGTGGATTGTGTATTCGAGCGGCACCACCGGCTTGCCCAAGCCCATCGTGCACGGCCATGGCGGCACGGTGATCGTGGCTTTGGCCAACAAGATTTTGCACAACGACATCGGTTGCAGCTACCACCCCAACAGCTGGGGCGAGCGCTTCCACTGGTACAGCTCCACGGGCTGGGTGATGTGGAACGCGCAGGTCGCGGGCCTGCTCAATGGCGTGACCTGCGTGATCTATGACGGCAACCCTGGCGGCAGCAAAGACAACCCCGACTGGGGCATTTTGTGGCGCATGGCGGCGCAGGAAAAAGTCACGTTTTTTGGGGCAGGTGCGGCCTACTTTGCCAATTGCCACAAAGCGGGCTTGGACATTTCGCGTTGCGGTGATTTGTCCCTGATCCGTGCCCTGGGCACCACGGGTTCGCCCCTGTCGGCTGACACGCAGACCTGGGGCGTGGAGCAATTCAAGGCCATCGGCACCGACATCTGGTGGTGCAACATCTCGGGCGGCACCGACTTTGCGGGCGCCTTTGTGGGCGGCCATCGCGAGTTGCCGCAAGAGCCCGGCGTCATGCAATGCCGCGAACTTGGCTGCGCGGTCGAGGCCTGGAACGAAGCGGGCGAGCCTGTGTTGGGCGAAGTGGGTGAACTGGTCTGCACGCAACCCATCCCATCCATGCCGCTGTTCTTTTGGGGCGACAAGGACAACGCCCGCTACCTGGCCAGCTACTTCGAGATGTACCCCGCAGGCCACGGCCGAAAGCCCGGTGGCGGCGACGGCCCGGCCAGCATGGGCGGTGTTTGGCGGCATGGCGACTGGTTGCGCATTGGCAATGCACAAGGCGAGGGTGAAGGCTGCGTGATCTTTGGCCGCAGCGACGCGACCATTAACCGCCACGGCTTGCGCATGGGCACCAGCGAGCTGTACAGCGCCGTTGAAGCCCTGCCCGAAGTCATGGACTCGATGGTGGTGGACCTGGAGTATTTGGGCAAAGAAAGCTACATGCCGCTGTTTGTGGTGCTGCGCCCGGGCACGGCGCTGGACGATGTGCTCAAGGCCAAGCTGAACAACGCCATCAAGGTGGCGCTCAGCCCGCGCTTCATCCCCAACGAGATTTTCCAGGTCGCCGAGATCCCGCGCACCCTGTCCGGCAAAAAGCAGGAACTGCCGATCAAGAAACTCATGCTGGGCCAGCCGCTGGAAAAGGTGGTCAACAAAGACGCCATGGCCAATCCGGGGTGTCTGGATTGGTATGTGGCACTGGCCAAGCAGCACCTGGCCAGGGTCGCAAAACCCGGTGTTTGA
- a CDS encoding cob(I)yrinic acid a,c-diamide adenosyltransferase → MGNRLTQIATRTGDNGTTGLGNNQRVSKNSLRVHAMGEVDELNSNIGVLLCEDMAADVREVLVEVQHQLFNLGGELSIPGFELLKEEAVAALDEALEKYNAQLPKLEEFILPAGTRGASQAHVCRTVARRAERACVALGNEEAINETPRQYLNRLSDLMFVLARVLNRMNGGDDVYWKSQRMNKDKA, encoded by the coding sequence ATGGGCAACCGACTCACACAAATCGCTACCCGCACCGGCGACAACGGCACCACCGGCCTGGGCAACAACCAGCGCGTGTCTAAAAACAGCCTGCGCGTGCACGCCATGGGCGAGGTGGACGAGCTCAACTCCAACATCGGCGTGTTGCTCTGCGAAGACATGGCCGCTGACGTGCGCGAGGTGCTGGTTGAGGTGCAGCACCAGCTTTTCAACCTGGGTGGCGAGCTGTCGATTCCTGGCTTTGAGTTGCTCAAAGAAGAGGCCGTGGCAGCCTTGGATGAGGCGCTCGAAAAATACAACGCCCAGCTGCCCAAGCTCGAAGAGTTCATCTTGCCCGCGGGCACGCGTGGCGCCTCGCAAGCGCATGTGTGCCGCACCGTGGCCCGCCGCGCCGAACGCGCTTGTGTGGCCTTGGGCAATGAAGAGGCCATCAACGAAACCCCGCGTCAATACCTCAACCGCCTGTCTGACCTGATGTTTGTGCTGGCCCGTGTGCTCAACCGCATGAACGGCGGGGACGATGTGTACTGGAAAAGCCAACGCATGAACAAAGACAAGGCCTGA
- a CDS encoding FAD-binding oxidoreductase, translating into MNAPTAAAHLAPEVAQRAVPEAFLTALKARFGNNCSTAMIVREQHGRDESAFTHVPPPAAVVFAENTQDVADAVKLCAEHKVPVIPFGVGSSLEGHLLAVQGGISIDLTRMNKILAINAEDLTVTVQPGVTRKQLNEEIKSTGLFFPIDPGADATIGGMSATRASGTNAVRYGTMRENVLAMEVVTSSGEVIRTGTRAKKSSAGYDLTRLMVGSEGTLGVITEVTVRLYPLPEAISAAICSFPSIEAAVHTVIQTIQLGVPIARVELIDHNTVRMVNAYAKLGLREEPMLLMEFHGSPAGVKEQAETVQEIASEFGGNAFEWATTPEERTRLWTARHNAYFAAIQSKPGCRAISTDTCVPISRLADCLLDSITETDASGLPYFLVGHVGDGNFHFGYLIDPNNPQECETAEALNQQLVSRALRLGGTCTGEHGIGLHKMDFLRTETGEGAVDMMRTIKRALDPHNIMNPGKIFSM; encoded by the coding sequence ATGAACGCCCCCACCGCTGCCGCCCACCTGGCCCCTGAAGTTGCGCAACGCGCCGTGCCCGAAGCCTTTTTGACGGCGCTGAAAGCCCGCTTTGGCAACAACTGCTCCACGGCCATGATCGTGCGCGAGCAGCACGGGCGCGACGAGTCGGCCTTCACCCATGTGCCGCCCCCAGCTGCCGTGGTGTTTGCAGAAAACACCCAGGATGTGGCCGATGCGGTGAAGCTGTGCGCCGAGCACAAGGTGCCGGTGATCCCATTTGGTGTGGGCTCCTCACTCGAAGGCCATTTGCTGGCGGTGCAGGGCGGCATCAGCATCGACCTGACGCGCATGAACAAAATCTTGGCCATCAACGCCGAAGACCTGACGGTCACGGTCCAGCCGGGTGTGACGCGCAAGCAACTCAACGAAGAGATCAAATCCACCGGCTTGTTCTTCCCCATCGACCCCGGCGCGGACGCCACGATTGGGGGCATGAGCGCCACACGCGCCAGCGGCACCAACGCGGTGCGCTACGGCACCATGCGCGAGAACGTGCTGGCCATGGAAGTGGTCACCTCTTCGGGTGAAGTCATCCGCACAGGCACCCGCGCCAAAAAGTCGAGCGCCGGTTACGACCTGACGCGCCTGATGGTGGGCAGCGAAGGCACGCTGGGCGTGATCACCGAAGTCACCGTGCGCCTGTACCCTTTGCCCGAAGCCATCTCGGCCGCGATTTGCTCCTTCCCCAGCATCGAGGCGGCGGTACACACCGTGATCCAGACCATCCAACTGGGCGTGCCGATTGCCCGCGTAGAGCTGATCGACCACAACACCGTGCGCATGGTCAATGCCTATGCCAAGCTGGGCCTGCGTGAAGAGCCCATGCTGCTGATGGAATTCCACGGCTCGCCTGCGGGCGTGAAAGAACAAGCCGAGACCGTGCAAGAAATCGCCAGCGAATTTGGTGGTAATGCCTTTGAATGGGCCACCACCCCCGAGGAGCGCACGCGCCTGTGGACCGCACGGCACAACGCTTACTTTGCGGCCATCCAGAGCAAACCCGGCTGCCGCGCCATCAGCACCGACACCTGCGTGCCGATCAGTCGCCTGGCCGATTGCCTGCTCGACTCGATCACCGAAACCGATGCCAGCGGCCTGCCTTACTTTCTGGTCGGCCATGTGGGCGACGGCAACTTCCACTTCGGCTATTTGATCGATCCGAACAACCCGCAAGAGTGCGAAACCGCAGAGGCTTTAAATCAGCAACTGGTCAGCCGCGCCCTGCGCCTGGGCGGCACCTGCACGGGCGAGCACGGCATTGGCCTGCACAAGATGGACTTCTTGCGCACAGAAACCGGCGAAGGCGCGGTGGACATGATGCGCACCATCAAGCGGGCGCTGGACCCGCACAACATCATGAACCCAGGCAAGATTTTCTCGATGTGA